In the Ursus arctos isolate Adak ecotype North America unplaced genomic scaffold, UrsArc2.0 scaffold_30, whole genome shotgun sequence genome, CatactgaaggaaaaagaaatgatcaaaattaaccaagcagttttaaaaagtaaacaaataggggcacctgagtggctcagtcagttaagtgtccaattctagatttcggctcaggtcatgatctcaggggggaTAGAGCTCCATGTCAGCCTCCAtgctctgagtgtggagcctgcttaaagaatctctctctccctctctctctgtccctcccctctccccctcccccaggctagctctcacttgcactctctctctctaaaaaaagagaaactccCACCCTCATCAAAATGACATGTCCATGGGTTTGCTAGAGAGCCTCTTGTCAATTACAGCCAGATTTTCCATAATGCGTTGCCGGTCTGTCTCCTTCCCACAAAACCACGTAGGTTTCAACACCTTAAAtctaaatatccaaaataaagaatgttaaaaaccttaaaaaaaaaaaaaagtaaacaaatagaggggtgcctgactggctcagtcagttaaacatccaactcatgatttaggctcaggtcatgatctcatgggtatGGAGATGGAGTCCCATGAAGGGgtccgcgctcagtggggagtctgcttgagattctctccctctgccactacccccCCCATGCatactcactcactctctctctaaaataaacaaataaatcttttaaaaaagtaaacaaatagaatttatagaaatttttataaaaggacTATGGTTTTAAGTTTTCTGTTCTTAATATTATAAACCACATTGATAAAATGAGGCAACAGATTGATTTTGCTGGAAAGAGAAGTAGTAAATAGGAAGATAGAACTTTAAGAAAACAGGTCCAATATGCCAATGGATGAAAATATGAGCGAGATGTTAAGAGATCCGCAGGACAGGTAATCAGACCCTACACATATCAAACTGGCGTTGATGATGAAAATAGGAAGATACAAATGAAGCACTATTTGAAGAGACAATGGCTGAAGTTTTCCAGAAACAAATTACAAATACATCTTCACATCCAGGAATCCCAAGCATAcatgataaaaagaaattcacactGAGATAGATCATAGTGCAGACACAGAGTCCCAGAGACAAAgatgttaaaaacagaaagaaaggcagCTTCCTTCCAAAGAAGCATAACTAGGTTCAGCTGACTTATGAACAGCAATAACGTATGTCAGTTGAAAATGGAATCTctttaaagcacttagaaaaaaTAACTTAAGGAGAAttgtctattttaattattataagttacctattctatttaattatctCTTACGAATAAAGGAATGAAGGCATTTTCAGATACATATATACTAAGTGTTTATTACCAAAACAGACACACGCTGAAGGAACTTCAAATGATGTACTTTAGGAAATTCAAGGATGAAGAGCTGGCATGAAGAGGAATGGTGAGCAAAGAAAATAGCAAACAGAAAAGCTAATCTAAATATACATTGACCATCTAAATGTTTCATGATAGTAAGATAATGTCTAATCagtgggattaaaaaaagaaaatagacacaCATCCTGGGAAAAATAGTATGTAAGTTAGATGGTAAGTGATTGAAGTCGAAGGATTCTAAGATCTTTGTATTACCCGGAAGttggtaaaatatttattatatttaaaaattgatatgtTAAATATACATGTTACATTTTCTATTATAACCACGGATAGGATAGAAGTAGTATAGATACCTTCCGAAGTATTAAAGgggaaagataaaataagaaggtgaaaaaaaatcaatcgatcaaggatgatattagctatgacgaaaagaaaaagtgagggagggggtgcctggatagctcagttggttaagtgtcctactcttggttttgactcaggtcatgatcttggggtcatgagatagagccctgctttgggctccatgctcatctaGGAGTTGGCTTGAGAGtctctgccactgcccctcccccaactcacgcacatgctctctctctctctaattaataaataaagaaataaaatcttaagaaagaaagaaaaagtgaaacaaacaTTTTAGTAAACTTAGTCAAAGTAAAAAAACTGAAGTTTTCAtatagaagaaaagacaagataaaACCCAAATCCAGCCACATGCTGGGTGTGTGTAAGACACATCTAAGTTATAAAACTAACACAGAAAGATCAGGATAGTCACATCAATATCAGGTAAAAcagcctttaaaacaaaaagcattgCTCAAATTACTGGAGATAAAGCAGTGCAATATATGTTGAAATAAGTTTTAGTTCGCCAGGAAGGTGAAACAACTTGTATGCGTGTGATGGCgtagcttcaaaatatataaagaaaacactgaaatgtgtacagtgagaaatttaaaaatccatcatAATAGATTTTAAGATACTTCTTTTTGTAACCAATAGATTGAGCAGTGACAAAGTCAGCAGGAATATAGAATATTtgaacatggtgactatagtctaATGGACCTATAGAGAGCATAACCGCAGAATACAATGTTTTCAAAAAcccaagaaatatttataaaatttataatatttatattatacattatatataatattataatataatatattataatatatactatattatatattataatatattataatacattattataatattataattattatatttataaaatttaaaaatattatattatcttaTTCATTTGCATGACACaccatttaaaaagtattaaagaatcatccttctgggggcgcctgggtggcacagcggttaagcgtctgccttcggctcagggcgtgatcccggcattatgggatcgagccccacatctggctcctccgctatgagcctgcttcttcctctcccactccccctgcttgtgttccctctctcgctggctgtctctatctctgtcaaataaataataaaataaatctttaaaagaaaaaaaaaaaagaatcatcctTCTGGATTAAAGATGTTGCATATGTTCTAAATCCTACAAGGTAACATtatcaaatacattattttaaattcatacGAACTTACCCTAGATCTCACAGCAAATGGTAGAGTCAAGATTTAAAATCAGGAGTCTCTGGGTCCAAAGACTCTATTCTTCATACTAGGACACACTACCTCTAAGACAGGGATCTAGAAGCATCCCTCTACTTTATCAGTACAACCAGAAGATCTTGAAAATAGCCATGTATTGATCTTGACACCAATCCAGTTGCCAGGAAAACTGTCTTTACCTTGATGTTCTCAGTCTCTCCATTAATATCGGCTTCTTCATTCTGCCACAGTtataacttttaatttcttttttagcacaggattttataatatttctattaaGTAGAAGCATTTTATCAATACATCCTGTAGGACTGGTAGCAGAATGCCAGGTGTGACAATGAGAAGCTACCAGTCTGTTAACACGGCTTTATTCCAATATGCAGATAGAAGTAATTGTAATATATTATTAGGTGTCATTTGTACTGTGTTAACTCCTTAATTTCATCTAAAGGCTAATGTCTAGCCTTTGCAATACGTTAGGCTTCTTCATAAAATGAACTGCAGCCAACATCTGGTCAGATAGTCACTTATTTTGTGGGCCCCTACACATCTAATATAATGTGTTGGGGGTTGAATGGTGGActccaaaaagatatgtccatgtGTTAGCGCTCTGAAACTCTGAAAGGGACCCTATTTGGGAAGAGAGTCTTTGCAGTTGTGGTGGAgctaaggatctcaagatgagatcattcTGGGTTATCTGGGTCAGCATTAAATCTAATGATGTGTCCttctaagaaacaaaagaggagaagacacagacagacaggAGGGGGCCATgtaaagaaagaggcagaaactgaagttatgtagccacaagccaaggaatgtctgGAACAACCAGGCAATGGAAGAAGCAAGGTGGGATGTTCCCCCCAGTGCCTTTGGAGGAAgtgcagccctgcccacaccttcatctcagacctctggcctccagagctgtgagaaagcaaTTCttcttttaagccacccagttccttataatttattatagtaGCCATGGGAAACTAAGAATACTACCAAACAAATAATATACCCATtactataatgatttttaaagattcatttacttatttgagagagagagagagacaggggaggggaggggggggcagaaggagagggagagagaatctcagacagacTCCGGGCTCAGGGTAGAGactggagccccaggcagggcttgatctcacgaccccaagatcatgacctgagcctaaatcaagagtgagacactcaccgactgagccacccaggcttatGCCCCAGTattatgttttataattacattttttcaagTTCAGATGACTCAAACCACCAGTCAGAAGAGCAAATTTGAATATTTACGTTTGTGGTTTTCTTCTCAGGGGGAAACTATTCACTTTCCCTTCCCTTTATATCTGTAGATAAATTTATCACTCCCAACCAGCAACAAATACAGAGCATCTAGACTGGGCAGCTACTGTGGTATCAGACCCTGAGGCAAAGAAGTGAAGTACACAGGGGCAGTTACTAGGAAGGGTTATGAAGGGTTAAGTCAATTAAGAGAAATTATTTACACAAAACACCTAGAACACTAACAGACCCAGAGTCAGGACACAGAAATGGCAGCACCGACTTTTACTAATGTCTGTTGTAAAATACTGTCATCCAAGTGGTTAGTGGTTTTCTCTAGGTGATTAGTATTTCCTTCATCTGATATTATTTATTGATCATCCATAATCATCTGGTGACTTGGACTGATTTTGGAGATCGTCTGCTTACCTATCGATGTGGGACATAACTGTTTTGGAGATGTCCACACCTGCTTCTTGCAACACTCGGATAATCTGAAATGGTGCACTTGGATTTCTTCCGGGATGAATAATAACAGGACAGCCCAGCTGAGCCTGGGCATGAGCTGTTGCCTGAAGAACCTTCCTCTCGCTCTCAGCCAGAGGCCAGGAGCAACCGATTTCTCCGATGACGCCACACTTGATACTCGTTCCATCAGCTCCATGGAGAATTTCATTAATGAGAACGTCAGTAAGCtaagaaagagtgagaaagaaaatgttttagaaactGTGAAATTTATCAACCCAGAGTCACCACGGTATGTGAATGGATTTATTCATTCggtcattcattcttttaaaaatgtatttgccaTCCATTCAATTCATACAGGTCGATGAGAAAAGCCAAATCTCAAATTCAATAAGTTACTCTAAATCAAAGATTCAATAATATCTTACTGTGATTATTTAATGAGAAATGCGTGGCTTTAGGAAGctataggggaaaaaatgtgacTTCATGAAAGTACattcagatgagaaaaaaaaatttataatttaaccTGAGAAGCATCTAGAACATAAAAAGACTACCCTTGAATATACATCAACTGTATCAACGAATCCTTTAATTCTCCCTTATTTATGCAGTCCTTAATCCCGTACAGCACAGAAAATTCACAGCACACAAAACTCATATGATTTTTTGATTCATATGGATATTACTACAAAGAGTGGTTGGAAGAATGTGTAACAGCTGACTTCAGGAGAGTCTTCAAATaatataagcatataaaaaggtAAAGGCCTGATTGGAAAACGATGCCCGTAAAGTTTTGCAATACAAAGATTGTAATGATTAACTGAATCGTTGCAAAGACTGCAGCTGACGTTGTCTGCCTAGCGAGCAGGCAATGGAAGACACATATAAATATAGACAAGAGGGTAAACATGTATAAACACGAACAGACCTGTTCAGAAGGGAGCACATGTATATGCAAAGAAGCTTTGTGGctaattctttctgtttctttctgaaagatttccttccctctgcccattcTTGCTTAAGATCATATGATAACAAAAACAGGAACGGGTTTTCTTCCACCCTTCCTGTTTtgtaaaagaaggaaacataTTCGCCCGTGTGCCAAGTCTCTGCCTGCCAAGTCTCACCCTACGGTGCATTTTTTATTGCTGGTTATTataaaatccagaaagaaaatcgAGGTTATATAACTGAAGTTTATAATGGGAAAATGAGGTTTACAAACAGGCTATGGCACCACTGTGGAGAAGGGATACCAGATATCCACATCTAAACGTTAACACTTGGGATTTTTCAGTGACTAGTGGGTTAAGCTCTCCTCCCTTGACGCTTTTTTCTTTATGAGATGGAATGTTCCTAATTTGGGTCCCCACTGGCAGATGTCTTTGCTAGCTAGAAAATTTCTGTAGCGTGCCCAGCTACCTCTGAGTCAGTGACATTCCCCAATGGAGATGGCACGTAGGGAAAATCCAATGTCTGAGGTTCTGGCCTTTCTGAATTTACATGCAAATATTGTCGAAGTCCTCAGGGCTTCTCACCTGCTCCACTGACATGGCTCTGGTCTCTGGAGAGTGAGTGGCCTCCACGTAAAACCCAGCTCCAGATATGATATGGACGCCTGTTTCTTCTGCAAGCCATTTCAGCGTCTTCACGTCTCGGCTAATCCCAACGGTTGTGTTCTCCACCAGAGCCCCTCCACCTTTGGCTTTAAAATACAACAATTCTTCCCTTACAGCTTCCGTCTCCTGATTCAGCCAAAGATTCTCTTTATGGGAATAAGGGTTTTTCTGAATCCAGAATAAGTTTTTCATCATAATAGGTTCCTGAGATGTAGCTTCATGACATGGAGGAGGGGGGTAGTAACAGCAGTCAAAGGTCATCGTCAGATGTTCGTGGGTCAGAGTACGGCCCAGTTTGCTGGGCTCCATGGGGCCCAAAACCGTTTGGACTTTCCCACTTAAGGAAGACATTTCTGGTGATACCAGGAGATGCTCCGAAAAGAgtgttttctggaaaaaaaaaaaaaagaaagaaagaaaagaaaacaataatcagaaaatttaacacacacataaattCTGTCCATCCGGGATGGGAGACTGTGAATGTAAACCTGTGTAAGAAAGAGAATCAATGAAACTAGAGATATGATCCCACTTATCACCCTGCCAAAGCCAGAGTCAGTCTTTAGTAAATCGTTGACGTTCACTGCAGCCTTAAGTGACGTGCATGGTGTTAAACGTCCCCCGGCCACTTCCACTGTGACTCCTTTGCCTGATTTAATCCCATCCTCATCTACTGAAAATATTTCTTGGTATTCAGTTCACAATTTCCTTTTGCTTAATTTTATCTCATTAGTCACGGCTATACTTCCTTGCTTAATTCAACaatatctccatttaaaaaaaaactcctcaTAATCAATAACATATATCAAAACCAGCCTTGTAtcagaattttttcatttgtcatttttcaaataaattaaatatactgAGGCTACTGATTGTTAGTCATTCACTATCCAAGTGAACAAACTTCTGTTGAAGGTCCATCATGTGCCAGAAATTGTAGATACAAAAACACATAGGACAAAAATCTGTGACCTTGATGATTTCACAGATTATTCCCCCAAAAAACAACTGGCGGGGGGCACGCCTAggtttaagaataaaaaaacaagaataaaaacctCTCTTGCTCTAGATTTCTTTTGTCTAGGGCACATAGCCAGAAACACTTCGAAAatcattaaaagcaaaaatccggggtgcctgggtggcacagttggttaagcgtctgactcttggtttcggctcaggtcatgatctcgggatcctgggattgagccccatgtcggaggtgggggttccatgctcaggggggagttggcttgaagattctctctctccctctgccccgccccccatgaGTATGcgcgtgtgcactctctcaaataaataaataaatcttgaaaagaagcaaaaatcctTTGATATAATGAAAGCGACTATAATTTATTGAAACTGAAATTTGCTGTCTCCAAAGAGTAAAAACCTCTCTATTTatcctatttcttttcatttgtaacACATACTAAGTATTCACCAAGTTTCCATCACTGACAACAAGAACCCCAGTTCCAGAGCTTTCATGCGTCCGTATGTTTCCTCAACGAAAGGATTCTCTTGGAAAGAAGAAGGCACAACTGAAAGTGTGAAGACAAACACCTTCGTGGCCAAGAGCGAAGCCCCTGCCAGAAACAGTGGTCTACACGGAATGCTAGCCGCATACATTTGGAGGATGGGGACAAATTGGGAACCAGGTAAAAGAAAAGGCGTCTGAAGCTCTCAAGCTGTTCCTTAAAAAGACATTCTGAACTCCCTGACCTTCTGAGCAGgagttttcttatctttaaattaGAATAACAAAAACACATTTCCTGGGCTGTCCCAGGAATTCAATGAAATGAGCTACCAAGTATCAAAGCTCCCTCAGGTCTGGCACACGGCACTTAGCAAATGAGAGCTCTGTTCTGCTGGCAGTAGGAACCACTATGCATTCcctaggttgttttttttttttttttcagaggaagTGTCTCCTTACATTTGGGGAAGCAACAGGTAGAAGACGATTCGCAGTAGTACATTCAAGAGACAAGGTGAAAAGAGACCAGGGATGGCGAAAAAGGAGcgccgagccaaaggcagcttgACATGAATCCACTGCAATTATCTGGAGCTGAGGGGTTTGATATCCATTGGCCCATAATGTGTAAATAATTGATTTCGACTGTTTGGCAGACAACCGTAGGACCTGTGGCTCGCATGGCCATTGGTTTTTGGTTGGTAGTGCTCTTCCGCAAGCCAAGCTTCCATCGCCTAAATAATTCACAAGGGGACAGAAGCCGCCGTCTGTTTAAAGAGCCACTATGTGCTTGCCAGTCACTGCACAGGGCAGTGATTTTCCTTGGTGATGTCCAGGACCTCACTGTTCAATGCCTTATTCCCTGTTACTGAGAACAAGGAATACGTAGCTAGTTCTTTCTGTTGACAAAAATCACAGTTCCATTAATGATCGATTCAGTCTTCCATATGGGttaatttgttctttccttccttttggcTGATGGGGCCCAGAACCTTGGATAAACTGATAAAACGCTGTCACTACCAGTGCATGTCAactatgctttcattttttaaaaaggaaaaacagcaacaacactAGCACTTTTACTAGAAAAGTCCCAAACTGCATAGTTAATTGATACAGATTTGAAAGAGCAGTGTTAGTAAGTTTCAAGCTCACAACCTGCGaatctgtggaaaaaaaaaacacacaaaataacaaaatacttaaGAAATGTCATCTCTCCTGGGAaattcctcaggcagcaggagttGCTGCTTCCTATGATCACAAACAATGTAACCCTTACTTAACGGATAAGAAAGGATGAAAGAAGAAACTGTAGCGGACATTACTCTAAGCTGGAATGTGTCTTGTAGTCCAATAAAATACGTGTATAGCGCTCATGGTTCCAGCTCAGCTACGTGCCGTTCCCGTGTGGCTCTTCCGCCCACATTCGGCCTGAAAGTTGTTCTCTTCTCAAGGTACAGGCAAGGGGCTACCCTTGGCCTTCCACCATAGAGTGAAGAGTTCACAGAGTACGGAGGAGGGTAATGGACACTGAGAGCTGCCGGGGTACAGACAGGAGAGACCGGCACCAaaaaaagcaggctcccggcaTTTTGCAGGGCATCCGTGGGACGCTTCTGCACTGCACACACCTGCAACAGAACGTGGTGGGAAAAGAGACAGCGGAGCCAAAAATGCAGTTGCCAAAAGCTCTGTTTGGCTTCAGATGTGAAATCTGAGCAGCCAGAGACACCGGGGCTAGTCTGCCATGACTGGTACAGCCTGGTCAAAGGAAGCAATGCTTCTAACCCCAATGGGGATAGAATCAGAAAAGAACACACACTtcgaagaagaaaaaaaaagacaagagaagagaACCAGTACTCTAGGGTTGAGCTGGAAACCAGAGACAATATGTAGGATGTGTCATGTttgaaaatacatgtataaattaacttttataaaatatagagCAAATTTGCCAAACTGTTGGCGATTTGGTGGTGGGTGAGTAGTTTGGGGGGCAATTTTTGTGTTGTTTCCCCGAGATTTTGCCACAGTTATTTCACTCAGGCCATTATACTTAGGATTTTTCTGTCTCCCCGAGTTGAATATGCATTTCGGTTACATTTCACATTTCAGAGGATAGGACTTCCTGAAAATTTTACATACGAATGTGTGTCCTCCAGATTTCATAGACTTATGCCCttttcctgcccctgcctctgacACACCTGGTCCTGGACCTGGCTGAAAGTACCTGCTTTGC is a window encoding:
- the PTER gene encoding phosphotriesterase-related protein, which encodes MSSLSGKVQTVLGPMEPSKLGRTLTHEHLTMTFDCCYYPPPPCHEATSQEPIMMKNLFWIQKNPYSHKENLWLNQETEAVREELLYFKAKGGGALVENTTVGISRDVKTLKWLAEETGVHIISGAGFYVEATHSPETRAMSVEQLTDVLINEILHGADGTSIKCGVIGEIGCSWPLAESERKVLQATAHAQAQLGCPVIIHPGRNPSAPFQIIRVLQEAGVDISKTVMSHIDRTILDKKELLEFAQLGCYLEYDLFGTELLHYQFNPDIDMPNDNKRIKRVRLLVDEGYEDRILIAHDIHTKHRLMKYGGHGYSHILTNIVPKMLLRGITENALDKILIENPKQWLTFK